From the genome of Rhodothermales bacterium:
CAATGCCCAGTAGCACCAAGCCAAATTCGCGCTTTGGGGAAGCATTCATACGCGGTTATGCACTAACTACTCGAGGAATCAGCAGCGGCGCCCGGGGGGTGAGGGGCGGCTGTCGGGGCAATGCGTAGTATGGGTGTCGCGACTGTACGACAAAGCTGAACGACAAACGAGCCGAGGTCGAGACTTCGCCTCAGGGCTGTGCGGGCGATGCGCGGGCTGCTACGGTCTCTGCTCTCACCAGGCGTCGGGGGGATGACGCGGTGACACTGCGGTTGCGGTACACCACCGACACACAGGGGCAGAGCTCTCACAAAGTATACGGATCGACTGTCTCGCCTTTCCGAACATACTGTGCTGGATGTGTCACAAAATGATGGCGTTGGAGCCACGGCAGAGGATCCGCTCGTTCCTCTACCGTCATCCCAGCCGGCGTCCTCAACAGAACACTACCTTAGATTTCGCTTAAGGTATAGGCAGCTAATCCGATACATCTGGTAAGCACATCAAAGAGAATGGACGGAGGTCACTACGGTGGGGTAGGACCTCCGTCCTGCACCTCTCAGAACAGACAGTGCGATACAGTCGAGGGTGGTATAAAAGCGGAAAACCGGTGGGGTCGACTGCTTTCGCTCGGCTTATGGATGTATCGACGCCGGCGCCGCGTTCATTAACGCGGTATAGGAAGTTTTTTCCTTTACGGTGTTTGTTGGTTGAAATAGCACTGCTAGCGGCCGTTCAGCACAAACGGCGACCAGTAGAATGGATCCGCCAGGTGATCGGACGAGGCGATGAGCCGTCGTTTGGCGTCGCGCAGGGCTTCCCCCTTTGGTAATCCGGCCAGCACGCCTTCATAAAAATGAGTCATGAGCCGAGCCGTGGTCTGATCCTGGACGTTCCACAAGGAAACGAGTACATTCCGGGCGCCGGCGAAGAGGAATCCGCGCGTCAGCCCGACCAGCCCTTCGCCACGCATTTGCCGACCGAGACCCGTCTGACAGGCGCTCAGCGTGACGAGTTCGGCGTTTAAATCCAGGTTGTAGATCTCGGCAAGTTCCAGCACGCCGTCGTGCCCGCCGGTAGTATCGTCGAGTAGGACGATGCCGGAGAGCAGCGGATCGTCTTCACTGACAAAGGCATGGGTGGCCAGGTGGACGAAGCGATAATCTCGCAGCGCCTCGCGAATGCTGGCTTCGGTGGCCTGCTCCTCAAGAAATACGCGCGTTTTACCTCCAAACAGTGCGCCCAGCCAACCGCGGCTGGCTACAAATAGCTTCTCAATGCTTTTGACTTCATCGAAGGTCGCCGGAAGGAAACCGCGATTTAACGCCCCATCGGGCGCGGGGAGGTTTTCGGCGAGCAGGGCGGCCCCCCGTGTGCCGGCGAGAAGTTCGTCCATGAACACAGGCGCAAACGCCACGAAGTTGCGGGCCGCCGGCGGGTGTTCCACACGGGTATCGACATAGAGGGTCGACGAGTAGGCATAACTGATGGAATAGGAGTCCAGCAAATACCGGAGGCCCGTATACGACGGTGCGCCGCCAGCGGCGGGCGCGGACAACAAGGTCTCGAAGGGGAGTTGGCTGAGAAACGCGTCGGGGACAATGGTGACGTGGGTCCCTCGGATAAACGGCGCCAAGGGCGCGACAAGTTGTTGGTACAGTCGGTGTCCGGTTTCAGCGAATGCGGCAGTGTTGCGATCGACGATCGCGGTCCGCAAGGTCTCCACATCGTCCGCCAACGTCGAGTCAATCGCCGTGGCGGTGACATCGACGCTGGCCGCGGTCACCGCGAAGGCATACAGCGAATCGGCTCCGACGAAGTATTCGACGAGTGTATCCTCCGTTCCATGGAGCGCAGCCTGGATGTCGGCCAGCGAAGCCGTGGTCGTCTGGTGCTTGAGCTTGAAATAGGCGGGGTAAGCGGATTCGAAGCCGGCGATCAGTGCTTCGTATTCCCGCTTCAGGGCGAACACCTTGCCTTTCCATAGAGTCACCCGAGCGCTGTCCGCGGCATCGAGTTGCCCTTCTTCTTCCTTGAGGCTGCGGGTGTAATAGGTGAGGCGTAGACGGATGTCTTCTTCGCGTTCCAGGAGCGAATCCGGGATGTTCGCATAGTGCCGCGCGCGCGCCGCCGTGATGGAGGAGGCTAGCACACGGCCCCGGCTCTGCTCGGCGAACGCGAACGCGGCCTCCTGATAGCCCGCGTCGCCCGTCAACCGGAACATCCGCAAGGCGGTGCCGATCGCCGGCTCGTAGAGGACGTGCGTGCGTTCGACCCATGCTAGTTGGGACGCCTCGGTCGACAATTCGCGCAGATAGGCCTGCACCAGGTAGCCGGCCTGCCGGTAGGCATCGTAGGCGGCACGCACATACCGCTCCTCCCCTTCGCGATCGAAGAGGGTAGTTAACACGCCGGCCTTTAGGACGAGCGTGTCAAAGAGACGGTCCTCGGAGGCCGCTTGGTGCGTGCGTATATCAGGATTAGATAAGTGATTCTGGTCGCCAAACGCCGGTACATTGACGTAAATAGCCCTCTGCAACAAGGCCATGGCCTCATCGGGATCGCCATCGGGCTCCGATTGCATGGCGCCTAACTCATTGATCGCTTGCGCCATGGTGCGTCGTTCCGTACCACGCGCCTCGAGTATTCCGAGCGCTCGCTCAAATGACGCTACCGCCTGCGCCTTTTTCCCCAACTTTCTGTATACCGAAGCCATGTTGAGCAGGGCGACAGCCGTCTCGTTCCGCCGGTCTCCCTGGCTGCGCAGACTCATCGCATGCGCCTCCTCATACTGACGCATGGCAGCCATCATGTCCCCTTTCTCCTCGTGCAACAAGCCCAGGCTGAGGTGGGCCTGTATCATATCCGGATGGTCCTGACCATACTGAGCTTGCACCATCTGACTCGATTGCTGCAAGAGTGCCTCGGCTTCATCATAGTGACCTAACTTCATCTGGGCGCTTGATTTCTGGCGAAAAATCAGGTGCATCAGCGGGTGCCGCATGTATTGCTGCGTATCGAGGGTCGCCAGCGCGTGATCGAGATATTCGATAGCCCGGTCGTATTTTTCCTCGTAGATGTGCACGCGCGCTATGCTGTAGTACCCGCCGGCGATATCGATATGGGTCTTGCCGAACAAGACCTCGCGTATGGTGATAGCCTGCTGGAAATACCTCAGCGACTGCTCGTAATCATGCAAGACCAGATAGACGTTGCCCAGATTATGATACGTTGACGCCATGTCATTGTGATGGACGGGCAAGACGGCTAAACGTATCTGCAACGCCTGTTGGTGGCTCGCCAGCGCAAGGTCGATATTACCCAGATTAGAGTAGATGGAAGCGAGATTGTTATGCGTTCTGGCAATGCCCATGCTGTCCGAGACCGAGAGGGCTGTTGTCAATGCCAATCGCTGCTCATAGTGGGCTTTCGCCTGTTCCAGATCGCCTTTCAGGTGATGATACAGTCCGATATGGTGGTGGCTTTCAGCGACACGTGGCGACTCCGCACCAAACAATGTCTCCCGGATCCGCAACGCGTCAAAAAAGTGGCGCTCCACGGCGTCCAGATCCCCTCGAACGCGGCTACTATTCCCCAGGATGTCGTAGGCGTCGGCGACGAGGGGATGGTATTCACCCAGGACCGGAAGCGCCGAGGTCAAGGCGCTATCGACGAGGGCGTACGCGTCATTGAAACGCCCCTGATCCAGGTGAAATCGACCTTCCAGGAGGGCGGTTTCAAACTGACCCTCGACCTGAGGGCTGCCGGCATATAGCTGTTTCGCGCGTACGATCGGCGGCCAGGCGGAATCGTATTCCGCGGCCAGAAGCCAATCGCCGGCCTCGGCCAGCAGGAGGCGGGCCACCATCGTATCGGGCAGGGCCGAAACGGCGATGGCCAGGAGCGGCTGCCGTTCGTTTCCTTCTCGGTCCGACTCACGACAGCCGGCGACGAATAGGATCAGTAGAACACTAAAAATGACGTGTACGCGGAGCAGTACCAGGGCGGGGGGCATGGTGCGCATTCTCGATCATCGACCGAACGGGGACTGGCGGCCGCGGGCATCGGTCCGTTGCCCACAAGCGGGAGCAAAAATGTGATCGGCGGATGATTTAAGCCAGCGGTTCAAAAAATATCATCGTGCGCTCATTTTCGGATGGGTGTCCCCAAAAAAGAAAAGACCCGGCCCCGCGGATGCGGAGCCGGGCTCGGGTACGCAAAGAAGGGTCGTGCGCACTAAGGATCTTTCGAGAGAGGATGTCTGAGAGGAGCTGAGCGAAGAGAGGTTCGAAAGAGAAGGGTGTACTCAGCTCGCGGAGAGCCTGGCTTCCCCCACCCGGAAGCCAGGCATCTCTACGACGCTATCGCTCTATCACTGTCTGTTGAAGTGCGGAGACAGATTTGCCTATGTCCAACGGCGGAGCGTTCAGGCCGTATGCGCAAGAGGCGCTTCCCCCACCCGGAAGCTTTTCTTGTGCGACCCATCCACTCGGCGGTCGAACTGGAGACATGCTTGAGAAAGAAGTGAATCAGAACCGCTCCATCTTGCGGCCCTGATCTGGAAGAAATCTACAACATCCCTCAAGGCCTGTATGCAGGCATATCTGCGGAACCTCGTGCCCTACAAAACACCTACAGATGTAAGCCCTGGCTTATAAAAGTGATTATGCATCGGGGGTGGGGGGAGCGGATATGGCGTACACGCTGTAGGGGAAACACCTGGGCGCTCGCCTGGACTGGGCGGAAGGCCGGCGCCAGCGCGAAACGGCATACGCCGGCCGTTGAGGAAGATCGAAGAGGAGTTGGAAAACCGCTAAAATTCACAGCCAGGACCCTTTCCCCCCACCTGGAAGGCGGGTCCTGGCTGCGACGCTATCGCTCTGTCACTGTCTTTGAGATGTGCTGTAGACAGACATGTGCGGTGCAGAAACACCGTCATGCATCCACAAGATAGATCGAAAATCACCGATGGCGCTGTAGGCGTGTTTGCTGTAAACGCTGTAGTCGAAATGACCTACAACGTGTAGCCCCACTTACATACTCACCCGCTTCAGTAGCGTCGGGGCCGCAACTTTTTGTGAGGTCTTTTTTGTCGGAGCAGGGTGTAGCCCGCAAAAATGGCTGGCGAACTCCAGCGCGCGCAGCTCCGACCAGTACAGATTGTCGGCGGCCAACCGCACAAACCCTACATGCCCGCCATGTCGGGGCGTCTCGAACGTGAGGGCCGGGTTGGCGCCCGCCTCGCGGGCCGGGTAACACGCACGGGGCAAGAAGGGGTCGTCAAGGGCATTGACGAGCAGCGTCGGCCGACGGATGCCGGGCAGGAACTGCCTGCTGCTGCTGCTCTTCCAGTAGGCTTCGGCGTCTTCGAAGCCGTGGAGACGTGCGGTGAAGTGGCTATCGAATTCCCGAAAGGTGCGGGCGGCGAGCCCTTCGAGCCCTACTTCCCCGGGGAAGTGGGCTTCGAGCTTGCGAATCTTGCCCCGCAGCTGGTGCATGAATCGGAACTGATACACCGCGTTGGCCGGCCGCGAGAGCGCCTCGGCGCACGCCCCCAGATCACAGGGCACGGAAAACGCGATGCCTCCGCGCACGGCGGCCGGCGCATCGCCGCCGCGCTCGCCGAGATATTTAAGCGTCAGGTTGCCGCCGAGGCTGAAGCCAATGAGGACGATGTCGTGGTAACCGAGCGAAATCGCGTGGGACACGACCGTATCGAGATCCTCGGTGGCCCCGGCGTGGTAGGACCGCGGCCGGAGATTCACTTCGCCGCTGCAGCCCCGGTAGTTCCAGGCGAGGGCATCCCAGCCCTGATCCAGGAAGGCGCGCGCCATCCCACGCACATACCCGCTTCTCGAACTGCCTTCCAGGCCATGGCTGATCACCACCAGCCGCTTCGAGCC
Proteins encoded in this window:
- a CDS encoding CHAT domain-containing tetratricopeptide repeat protein, whose translation is MPPALVLLRVHVIFSVLLILFVAGCRESDREGNERQPLLAIAVSALPDTMVARLLLAEAGDWLLAAEYDSAWPPIVRAKQLYAGSPQVEGQFETALLEGRFHLDQGRFNDAYALVDSALTSALPVLGEYHPLVADAYDILGNSSRVRGDLDAVERHFFDALRIRETLFGAESPRVAESHHHIGLYHHLKGDLEQAKAHYEQRLALTTALSVSDSMGIARTHNNLASIYSNLGNIDLALASHQQALQIRLAVLPVHHNDMASTYHNLGNVYLVLHDYEQSLRYFQQAITIREVLFGKTHIDIAGGYYSIARVHIYEEKYDRAIEYLDHALATLDTQQYMRHPLMHLIFRQKSSAQMKLGHYDEAEALLQQSSQMVQAQYGQDHPDMIQAHLSLGLLHEEKGDMMAAMRQYEEAHAMSLRSQGDRRNETAVALLNMASVYRKLGKKAQAVASFERALGILEARGTERRTMAQAINELGAMQSEPDGDPDEAMALLQRAIYVNVPAFGDQNHLSNPDIRTHQAASEDRLFDTLVLKAGVLTTLFDREGEERYVRAAYDAYRQAGYLVQAYLRELSTEASQLAWVERTHVLYEPAIGTALRMFRLTGDAGYQEAAFAFAEQSRGRVLASSITAARARHYANIPDSLLEREEDIRLRLTYYTRSLKEEEGQLDAADSARVTLWKGKVFALKREYEALIAGFESAYPAYFKLKHQTTTASLADIQAALHGTEDTLVEYFVGADSLYAFAVTAASVDVTATAIDSTLADDVETLRTAIVDRNTAAFAETGHRLYQQLVAPLAPFIRGTHVTIVPDAFLSQLPFETLLSAPAAGGAPSYTGLRYLLDSYSISYAYSSTLYVDTRVEHPPAARNFVAFAPVFMDELLAGTRGAALLAENLPAPDGALNRGFLPATFDEVKSIEKLFVASRGWLGALFGGKTRVFLEEQATEASIREALRDYRFVHLATHAFVSEDDPLLSGIVLLDDTTGGHDGVLELAEIYNLDLNAELVTLSACQTGLGRQMRGEGLVGLTRGFLFAGARNVLVSLWNVQDQTTARLMTHFYEGVLAGLPKGEALRDAKRRLIASSDHLADPFYWSPFVLNGR
- a CDS encoding alpha/beta fold hydrolase, which encodes MINRSSSLVKHAELYHTPRWLQSGHLQTVYPMFMRRLRAVSYRRERIGTSDGDFLDLDWVGDGGSKRLVVISHGLEGSSRSGYVRGMARAFLDQGWDALAWNYRGCSGEVNLRPRSYHAGATEDLDTVVSHAISLGYHDIVLIGFSLGGNLTLKYLGERGGDAPAAVRGGIAFSVPCDLGACAEALSRPANAVYQFRFMHQLRGKIRKLEAHFPGEVGLEGLAARTFREFDSHFTARLHGFEDAEAYWKSSSSRQFLPGIRRPTLLVNALDDPFLPRACYPAREAGANPALTFETPRHGGHVGFVRLAADNLYWSELRALEFASHFCGLHPAPTKKTSQKVAAPTLLKRVSM